From the genome of Candidatus Tectomicrobia bacterium, one region includes:
- the atzF gene encoding allophanate hydrolase produces MSAWPPETGSLDFSTLRAHYAEGSLSPVEVARAALARIARGDEKAWISRVPEEDVLRRAGELEALAARQGMERALAELPLFGLPFAVKDNIDIAGLPTTAACPAFAYAPSKSAPVAGRILEAGAVLLGKTNLDQFATGLVGVRSPHGAPRNPFDARYIPGGSSSGSAVAVSAGLASFALGTDTAGSGRVPAGFTNIVGLKPTRGLVSASGVVPACRSLDCVSVFALTAPDALGVLRVMAAEDPEDPYSRPAPGGWPFPAEPLDGLRVGVPRANELEFFSDGEAERLFSSGLARLAELGPRLTEADFRPFRETADLLYGGPWMAERLAAVGEFMDKNPEALHPVTRRLIEGGRRYTAADAFRAMYRLEALRKEAARGWEGMDLLAVPTSGTIYTIAQVEADPIDLNNNLGRYTNFVNLLDLAAIAIPNALDARGLPAGITLVAPAFREGLLCALGDAFHRATGLCLGAGGNPVPPASGNPPGFS; encoded by the coding sequence GCATCGCCCGGGGGGACGAGAAGGCCTGGATCAGCCGCGTCCCGGAAGAAGACGTCCTCCGCCGCGCCGGTGAGCTGGAAGCGCTGGCCGCCCGGCAGGGGATGGAGCGCGCCCTGGCGGAGCTCCCCCTCTTTGGCCTCCCCTTCGCCGTCAAGGACAACATCGACATTGCGGGCCTCCCCACCACGGCCGCCTGCCCCGCCTTCGCCTACGCGCCCTCCAAATCCGCGCCCGTGGCCGGGCGCATCCTCGAGGCGGGGGCGGTGCTCCTCGGCAAGACCAACCTCGATCAGTTCGCGACGGGGCTGGTGGGGGTGCGCTCCCCCCATGGGGCGCCGCGCAACCCCTTCGACGCGCGCTACATCCCGGGCGGGTCGAGCTCGGGGTCGGCCGTGGCGGTTTCGGCGGGGCTCGCGAGCTTCGCCCTGGGGACCGACACGGCCGGCTCGGGCCGGGTGCCGGCGGGCTTCACCAACATCGTGGGGCTGAAGCCCACCCGGGGGCTGGTGAGCGCCTCCGGGGTGGTGCCCGCCTGCCGCTCGCTCGACTGCGTCTCCGTCTTCGCTCTGACCGCGCCGGACGCCCTCGGTGTCCTCCGCGTGATGGCCGCCGAGGACCCGGAGGACCCCTACTCGCGCCCGGCCCCGGGGGGATGGCCCTTCCCTGCGGAGCCGCTGGACGGCCTGCGGGTGGGCGTCCCCCGGGCGAATGAGCTGGAGTTCTTCAGCGACGGGGAGGCGGAGCGGCTCTTCTCCTCGGGCCTCGCGAGGCTGGCGGAGCTCGGCCCCCGGCTGACGGAGGCGGATTTCAGGCCCTTCCGGGAGACGGCGGACCTCCTCTACGGCGGCCCCTGGATGGCCGAGCGCCTGGCGGCCGTCGGGGAGTTCATGGACAAAAACCCGGAGGCGCTCCATCCGGTGACCCGCCGGCTCATCGAGGGCGGGCGCCGGTACACCGCCGCGGACGCCTTCCGCGCCATGTACCGGCTGGAGGCGCTGCGGAAGGAGGCGGCGCGGGGGTGGGAGGGGATGGACCTCCTCGCCGTCCCCACCTCGGGGACCATCTACACCATCGCTCAGGTGGAAGCCGACCCCATCGATCTGAACAACAATCTGGGCCGCTACACCAACTTCGTGAACCTGCTTGACCTCGCCGCCATCGCCATCCCGAATGCCCTGGACGCGCGCGGCCTCCCCGCCGGGATCACCCTCGTCGCCCCCGCCTTCCGGGAGGGCCTGCTGTGCGCCCTGGGGGACGCCTTTCACCGCGCCACGGGATTATGTCTGGGGGCGGGCGGGAATCCGGTTCCGCCCGCTTCCGGGAATCCGCCAGGATTTTCGTAG
- a CDS encoding MaoC family dehydratase gives MEKPEYVWENLSPGTVIGERAITVTPEMVAAHCEALGADRPWYRGNSPFGGPIAPPMIFINDLIAINDENFRRFGTIHAKLSWRFGRPARVGERVHQKATVKDRYVRRGKGWVVSELVVRGEAGDVICTCLHTSVLSLTRLQGEPAP, from the coding sequence ATGGAAAAGCCCGAGTACGTCTGGGAGAACCTTTCCCCCGGCACGGTGATCGGGGAGCGGGCGATCACCGTCACCCCGGAGATGGTGGCCGCCCACTGCGAGGCGCTGGGGGCGGACCGCCCGTGGTACCGGGGAAATTCTCCCTTCGGCGGCCCCATCGCGCCCCCGATGATCTTCATCAACGATCTCATCGCCATCAATGACGAGAACTTCCGCCGCTTCGGCACCATCCACGCCAAGCTCTCCTGGCGCTTCGGCCGGCCGGCGCGGGTGGGCGAGCGCGTCCACCAGAAGGCCACGGTGAAGGACCGCTACGTCCGGCGCGGGAAGGGCTGGGTGGTGAGCGAGCTGGTGGTGCGCGGGGAGGCGGGGGACGTGATCTGCACCTGCCTCCACACCTCGGTCCTGAGCCTGACGCGGCTCCAAGGGGAGCCGGCGCCGTGA
- a CDS encoding MaoC family dehydratase — protein MSGGLPRPEALRPGDALPPLFRAIGREDMLRFNRYVTGGRDTRNIHTDDEVARRAGLPRAVAAGRHPAAFIAERMADLLGSGFLAGGEFEVTFVKPIFPGDVLQLTAKVRERVEEEGRVRLVFEVALLNQDGAPVIVGTADGGLDSG, from the coding sequence GTGAGCGGGGGCCTGCCACGTCCGGAGGCGCTGCGGCCCGGCGACGCCCTGCCGCCCCTCTTCCGCGCGATCGGCCGGGAGGACATGCTGCGGTTCAACCGCTACGTCACTGGCGGCCGGGACACGCGGAACATCCACACGGACGACGAGGTGGCCCGCCGGGCCGGTCTCCCCCGGGCCGTGGCCGCGGGCCGGCATCCGGCGGCCTTCATCGCGGAGCGGATGGCGGACCTGCTCGGCTCGGGCTTCCTGGCCGGAGGGGAGTTCGAGGTGACGTTCGTCAAGCCCATCTTCCCGGGGGACGTGCTCCAGCTGACCGCCAAGGTGCGGGAGAGGGTGGAGGAGGAAGGGAGAGTCCGCCTCGTCTTCGAGGTCGCCCTGCTGAACCAGGACGGCGCGCCCGTCATTGTGGGAACGGCCGACGGAGGTCTGGATTCGGGCTAG